One region of Eupeodes corollae chromosome 1, idEupCoro1.1, whole genome shotgun sequence genomic DNA includes:
- the LOC129941930 gene encoding uncharacterized protein K02A2.6-like, with translation MTPPVPVTVFQTTAVPEFSPSNESFSIWKEKLDIHFCEINCTEDNQKRAVLLKSIGAVPYSVLHSLCSPEAPVTKTYKHLCETLTSHYTPPTIVFRERKKFHSSTKTDGETVADWYARVKKLALNCKFGTDLDSFILNQFIMSLPSKIFERLCEEDEKLTLPDALKKAMIMETKISEKVVNEEAVNYIKNLKSKKSNGKAAAAGKGGSSGSAGGGGGSSNYGNKHNKQQKVCSHCGWRNHSSQYCKFKESKCHSCEKIGHLASVCSVKKNKTVNYVSNSDNNSTYEFNDLFNSSIFSISPNSNCGLYSLSVVIDGVSMEVACDTGAPCTLVPVSFYEQIDSKMQLRPCHVPYVDYSGERILILGEYDACISYKGIKKNIVVVVSKNNSPPLLGRTFLRAFNFELMQVNSVETNDKYSIVVEQIKNEFSEVFKEELGTFNISKISLDLCDNSKPVFFKPRPLPLAWKDRVEKQLRGLVQSGVLEHINNSEWATPLVPILKPNGDLRICADYKVTINKWLVDFKYPLPRIEEIFATFNGGELFTKLDLSNAYNQLLLDEKSQLLCTWSTHIGLLKVKRLPFGVKTAAAIFQKSMETLLRGIPFVVVYQDDITITGPNIGQHITTLKSVLTKLKSAGLRLNVGKCEFFKSKICYLGFTIDKHGLSKNNDRISSVSLAPIPKDVSELRAFIGMVNYYSKFINNFSSKMFPLYKLLRKNIKFIWSEECQKSYELIKSEVTSDQVLVHFNPDMPIILTTDASSNAVAGVLSHKLNEGSRPIAFVSRALTKSESNYSTLEKEALAIIFCVSKLKQYLLGNKFVLRTDHKPLLSIFGEHKGLPLMASARMQRWALILSGFEYTVEYIKGTLNDADGLSRMPQTFSVNDYDEINYVNYIESENYLNLSFKDIARETRRDPVLSKLSEAIQNGSVRNLKGNEFTPYRNKSDEFSVEYDCVLWGYRTIVPTKLRTHILSELHASHLGIVKTKMLARSYVWWPGMDADIENLIQNCIPCQELQPSPEKSSLIPWNPSYSVWSRVHADFAGPIGNFYFFIVIDSFSKWVEVFKTKEITSSFTISKLRELFCRYGLVDVLVTDNGRQFTSHEFSTFTKNNGVKHIFTAPGHPATNGQAENFVKILKKSILANLKDHKNVCIDTILNRFMVDYRNTKHCSTGESPAKLFFGRVLKTRFSSLKPPITREKILDSQHKIVANYKGNRNAEFSKGQKVMIRDYRNINKPSWTQATVRKQLGPRTYSCIITHNNREIKRHLDQIRNQNVSQNNNQDQQTEINVQARSSDVQSEIVTSAEGSSGDVSVLSDQALQSGTDRALRPRLTKINYSE, from the coding sequence ATGACGCCACCAGTACCAGTCACTGTATTCCAAACTACAGCAGTTCCAGAATTTTCACCCAGTAATGAAAGTTTTTCAATATGGAAAGAAAAATTGGACATTCATTTTTGCGAAATAAACTGCACTGAGGACAATCAAAAAAGGGCAGTCTTATTGAAATCGATAGGCGCAGTCCCGTACAGTGTTTTACACAGTCTATGCAGTCCAGAAGCACCTGTCACAAAAACGTATAAACATTTGTGTGAAACCCTTACATCTCATTATACTCCACCTACGATCGTATTCCGAGAACGAAAAAAGTTTCATTCTTCTACCAAAACCGATGGAGAAACAGTTGCAGATTGGTACGCTCGAGTAAAAAAACTGGCATTAAATTGCAAATTTGGTACAGATCTAGATTCCTTCATTTTGAACCAATTTATCATGAGCTTGCCAAGTAAAATCTTCGAGAGGTTATGTGAAGAAGATGAAAAGTTAACTCTTCCAGACGCATTAAAAAAAGCAATGATTATGGAAACAAAAATCAGCGAAAAAGTCGTCAACGAAGAAGCAGTTAATTacataaaaaatcttaaatctaaAAAGAGCAATGGTAAAGCAGCAGCAGCGGGTAAAGGCGGTAGCAGTGGCAGTGcaggcggcggcggcggtagcAGTAACTATGGAAACAAACACAACAAGCAGCAGAAAGTTTGCTCTCATTGTGGTTGGCGTAACCACAGTTCTCAGTACTGTAAATTTAAAGAGAGCAAGTGTCACAGTTGTGAAAAGATTGGGCATCTAGCATCAGTCTGTAgtgttaagaaaaacaaaacagtaaATTACGTATCAAATTCAgataataattcaacttacgaattcaatgatttatttaattcttctaTTTTTAGTATATCTCCAAATTCAAATTGTGGCCTGTACTCTCTGTCAGTGGTTATTGATGGTGTAAGCATGGAGGTCGCTTGTGATACCGGTGCTCCTTGCACGTTGGTTCCAGTTTCGTTTTATGAACAGATCGATAGTAAAATGCAGCTAAGGCCGTGCCACGTCCCATATGTTGATTACAGCGGGGAAAGAATTTTAATCTTAGGTGAGTACGATGCATGCATATCGTATAAAGGTATCAAGAAGAATATTGTTGTTGTGGTCTCTAAAAATAACAGTCCTCCTTTGCTTGGTCGTACATTTTTGAGagcatttaattttgaattgatgCAAGTTAACTCGGTAGAAACTAATGATAAATACTCAATTGTTGTTGAGCAGATAAAAAACGAGTTTTCGGAAGTTTTCAAAGAAGAGCTAGGCACTTTTAACATTAGTAAAATATCATTAGATTTATGCGATAATTCAAagcctgttttttttaaaccccGGCCTTTGCCACTAGCATGGAAAGATAGAGTTGAAAAGCAATTGCGAGGTTTAGTCCAGAGTGGTGTGCTTGAGCACATTAACAACTCTGAATGGGCAACTCCTTTGGTTccaattttgaaaccaaatgGCGATCTTCGAATTTGTGCTGACTATAAAGTCACTATTAACAAATGGTTGGTAGACTTTAAATACCCTTTGCCTCGTATTGAGGAAATCTTTGCGACATTCAACGGCGGTGAATTATTCACAAAACTTGATTTGTCGAATGCTTACAACCAACTTTTATTAGACGAAAAATCGCAGCTTCTTTGTACCTGGAGTACACATATCGGTTTATTAAAAGTTAAGCGATTACCGTTTGGTGTTAAAACCGCAGccgcaatttttcaaaagtcaatGGAAACGTTATTACGAGGAATTCCATTTGTTGTGGTATATCAAGATGATATTACAATCACGGGTCCAAATATTGGTCAACACATTACAACATTGAAGTCggttttaacaaaacttaaatcagCTGGACTTAGGTTAAATGTTGGGAAatgtgaatttttcaaatctaaaattTGCTACTTAGGATTTACTATCGATAAGCATGGTTTGAGTAAAAACAACGATCGGATTTCAAGTGTCTCATTAGCACCTATCCCGAAAGATGTTTCTGAGCTCAGGGCTTTTATTGGTATGGTGAACTACTATTCAAAGTTCATTAACAACTTCTCTAGTAAAATGTTTCCTTTATATAAGCTTTTAcgcaaaaacattaaatttatctGGTCAGAAGAATGCCAAAAATCATATGAATTGATAAAATCGGAAGTTACGTCAGATCAGGTCTTAGTGCATTTCAACCCTGATATGCCCATTATTCTAACCACAGATGCCAGCAGCAATGCTGTAGCTGGGGTTCTTTCTCACAAATTGAACGAAGGTTCGAGGCCAATTGCCTTTGTATCAAGGGCATTGACAAAAAGTGAGAGTAACTATAGTACTCTCGAGAAAGAAGCGCTCgctattattttttgtgtttcaaaactGAAACAATACCTGTTGggaaataagtttgttttgcgAACCGACCATAAACCGCTTTTAAGTATATTTGGGGAGCATAAGGGTTTGCCTCTCATGGCCTCTGCGCGCATGCAGAGATGGGCTCTCATACTTTCAGGTTTTGAGTATACTGTTGAGTATATAAAAGGTACATTAAATGATGCCGATGGCCTTTCACGAATGCCACAAACCTTTTCCGTGAATGATTATGATGAGATTAACTACGTGAACTATATTGAatcagaaaattatttaaatttgagtttCAAGGACATAGCTCGGGAAACAAGACGTGACCCAGTGTTGTCAAAGCTCAGTGAAGCCATTCAAAATGGTTCAGTGCGTAACTTGAAAGGTAATGAATTTACTCCGTATCGAAATAAATCAGATGAGTTTTCGGTAGAATACGATTGTGTGTTATGGGGTTATCGCACCATTGTACCTACAAAGCTGCGAACACACATACTTTCTGAACTACATGCCTCACATTTGGGTATTGTTAAGACCAAAATGCTGGCTCGTTCTTACGTTTGGTGGCCAGGAATGGatgcagatattgaaaatttaattcaaaattgtattcctTGTCAAGAATTACAACCTAGTCCAGAAAAAAGTTCGTTAATCCCATGGAACCCTTCTTACTCGGTATGGAGTCGAGTTCATGCAGATTTTGCAGGTCCTATTgggaacttttatttttttattgtcattGACTCATTTTCCAAATGGGTTGAAGTATTCAAGACGAAGGAGATTACTTCTTCATTTACTATTAGTAAACTCAGGGAATTATTTTGTCGCTACGGACTAGTTGACGTTCTCGTAACAGACAACGGTCGACAATTTACGTCACATGAATTTtctacatttacaaaaaataatggtgttaaacacatttttacgGCACCTGGACATCCGGCTACAAATGGCCAAGccgaaaattttgttaaaattttaaaaaaatctatcctTGCAAATCTGAAGGATCATAAAAACGTCTGTATAGACacaattttaaatagatttatgGTTGATTATCGCAATACTAAACATTGTTCGACTGGTGAATCACCAGCCAAGCTTTTCTTTGGGCGCGTTCTGAAAACACGTTTTAGTTCTTTAAAACCTCCAATCACAAGAGAAAAGATATTAGATAGTCAACATAAAATTGTTGCGAATTATAAAGGCAATCGCAATGCTGAATTTTCCAAAGGACAAAAAGTTATGATTAGAGACTACAGAAACATCAATAAACCAAGTTGGACTCAAGCAACAGTAAGAAAACAACTTGGACCTCGGACATATTCGTGCATCATTACTCATAATAACAGAGAGATTAAACGGCACTTAGATCAAATTAGAAATCAAAACGTCAGTCAAAACAATAATCAAGATCAACAAACTGAAATCAATGTGCAAGCGAGGTCATCAGACGTTCAATCTGAAATTGTAACTAGTGCAGAAGGCAGTTCCGGAGATGTCTCTGTTTTGTCCGATCAGGCACTTCAAAGTGGCACTGACAGAGCGTTGAGGCCACGTcttactaaaataaattattctgaaTAA